The Acomys russatus chromosome 1, mAcoRus1.1, whole genome shotgun sequence genome has a window encoding:
- the Atp6v1e2 gene encoding V-type proton ATPase subunit E 2 isoform X2: MALTDIDVQKQIKHMMAFIEQEANEKAEEIDAKAEEEFNIEKGRLVQTQRLKIMDYYEKKEKQIEQQKKIQLSTMRNQARIAVLRARDNLIQALLRLLEPVMIVRCRPQDLHLVEAAVQRAVPEFVMLCRKHSDVQVDQVAYLASGAAGGVEVYSGDQRIKVSNTLESRLNLAALEMMPEIRRALFGDNANRKFFI, encoded by the exons ATGGCCCTGACTGACATCGACGTGCAGAAGCAAATTAAGCACATGATGGCTTTCATCGAGCAGGAAGCCAACGAGAAGGCGGAGGAGATCGACGCCAAGGCGGAGGAGGAGTTCAACATTGAGAAAGGCCGCCTAGTGCAAACCCAGCGCCTGAAGATCATGGATTActatgagaagaaggagaaacagataGAGCAGCAGAAAAAGATTCAGCTGTCCACCATGAGGAACCAGGCACGCATCGCGGTCCTGAGAGCCAGAGACAACCTCA TCCAAGCCTTGCTCCGGCTGCTGGAGCCTGTGATGATTGTCCGATGCAGGCCACAGGACCTGCACCTGGTGGAGGCTGCGGTGCAGAGAGCCGTCCCCGAGTTCGTGATGCTCTGCCGGAAACATTCGGATGTCCAGGTAGATCAGGTCGCGTACCTGGCTTCCGGCGCCGCGGGAGGCGTGGAGGTGTACAGCGGCGATCAGAGAATAAAGGTTTCCAATACCCTGGAAAGTCGGCTGAATCTCGCAGCCCTGGAAATGATGCCAGAGATACGAAGAGCTTTGTTTGGAGATAATGCCAATAGAAAGTTCTTTATATAA
- the Atp6v1e2 gene encoding V-type proton ATPase subunit E 2 isoform X1, protein MALTDIDVQKQIKHMMAFIEQEANEKAEEIDAKAEEEFNIEKGRLVQTQRLKIMDYYEKKEKQIEQQKKIQLSTMRNQARIAVLRARDNLILELLRDAKMRLSRIVSDVDTYQELLDKLVLQALLRLLEPVMIVRCRPQDLHLVEAAVQRAVPEFVMLCRKHSDVQVDQVAYLASGAAGGVEVYSGDQRIKVSNTLESRLNLAALEMMPEIRRALFGDNANRKFFI, encoded by the coding sequence ATGGCCCTGACTGACATCGACGTGCAGAAGCAAATTAAGCACATGATGGCTTTCATCGAGCAGGAAGCCAACGAGAAGGCGGAGGAGATCGACGCCAAGGCGGAGGAGGAGTTCAACATTGAGAAAGGCCGCCTAGTGCAAACCCAGCGCCTGAAGATCATGGATTActatgagaagaaggagaaacagataGAGCAGCAGAAAAAGATTCAGCTGTCCACCATGAGGAACCAGGCACGCATCGCGGTCCTGAGAGCCAGAGACAACCTCATCTTGGAATTGCTCAGGGACGCCAAGATGAGACTGAGCCGAATCGTGTCAGACGTGGATACCTACCAGGAGCTGCTGGATAAACTCGTGCTCCAAGCCTTGCTCCGGCTGCTGGAGCCTGTGATGATTGTCCGATGCAGGCCACAGGACCTGCACCTGGTGGAGGCTGCGGTGCAGAGAGCCGTCCCCGAGTTCGTGATGCTCTGCCGGAAACATTCGGATGTCCAGGTAGATCAGGTCGCGTACCTGGCTTCCGGCGCCGCGGGAGGCGTGGAGGTGTACAGCGGCGATCAGAGAATAAAGGTTTCCAATACCCTGGAAAGTCGGCTGAATCTCGCAGCCCTGGAAATGATGCCAGAGATACGAAGAGCTTTGTTTGGAGATAATGCCAATAGAAAGTTCTTTATATAA